The Tamandua tetradactyla isolate mTamTet1 chromosome 5, mTamTet1.pri, whole genome shotgun sequence genome window below encodes:
- the LOC143684397 gene encoding lymphocyte antigen 6 complex locus protein G6d-like isoform X1, with protein sequence MNPQLMGILLGILLGAALGNRMRCYDCGPNSSCKEMVTTCSEGKRCGFLERRPHSGPGKIKLAGNPSGTLTHHHPACVMAHDCSRVETELVGDETYTTHRDCCFGDLCNSAVASSVAPAVILAAAAPALAWLLPGLWGG encoded by the exons ATGAACCCCCAACTTATGGGGATCCTCCTTGGCATCCTGCTGGGGGCCGCCTTGG GAAACCGCATGCGCTGCTACGACTGCGGCCCCAACAGCTCCTGCAAAGAGATGGTGACCACCTGCAGTGAGGGCAAACGCTGTGGCTTCCTGGAGCGCAGACCCCACTCAGGCCCAGGAAAGATCAAACTTGCTGGAAACC CCTCAGGGACCCTGACTCACCATCATCCAGCCTGTGTGATGGCCCATGATTGCAGTCGAGTGGAAACAGAGCTGGTGGGAGATGAGACTTACACAACCCACAGGGACTGCTGCTTTGGAGACCTGTGCAACAGCGCCGTGGCCAGCTCCGTGGCTCCAGCAGTCATCTTGGCTGCTGctgcccctgccctggcctgGCTCTTGCCAGGGCTGTGGGGAGGGTAG
- the LY6G6C gene encoding lymphocyte antigen 6 complex locus protein G6c, giving the protein MGREGLPEAGKGGAFGIINYKKAAQVPEADSRNPTLIAAEAATILKTLAMKGFLLIVLSALTCLVSADIRCHSCYKVPVLGCMDRQSCRLEPGQQCLTTNVYLGKMWLYSNLRCGTPEEPCREAFNESNHKLGLNYNTTCCNKDSCNSLAPRPAPALALVLTSLAGLGLWLLH; this is encoded by the exons atggggagggaggggctcccaGAGGCAGGGAAGGGAGGGGCCTTTGGGATTATAAATTACAAAAAGGCAGCTCAAGTCCCAGAGGCAGATTCCCGAAATCCTACTCTGATAGCTGCTGAAGCTGCTACCATTCTCAAGACCCTGGCCATGAAAGGCTTTCTGCTGATCGTTCTGTCTGCTCTGACCTGCTTGGTCTCAG CTGACATTCGCTGTCACTCCTGCTACAAGGTGCCTGTACTTGGCTGTATGGACCGGCAGTCCTGCCGCCTGGAGCCAGGACAGCAATGCCTGACGACAAATGTGTACCTTG GTAAAATGTGGCTTTACTCCAACCTGCGCTGTGGCACGCCGGAAGAGCCCTGTCGCGAGGCTTTCAACGAAAGCAACCACAAGCTGGGTCTGAACTACAACACCACCTGCTGCAACAAGGACAGCTGCAACAGCCTGGCCCCCCGGCCCGCCCCGGCCCTGGCCCTCGTCCTCACCTCCCTGGCTGGCCTCGGGCTCTGGCTCCTGCACTGA
- the MPIG6B gene encoding megakaryocyte and platelet inhibitory receptor G6b isoform X1, with the protein MALVLQLLLLLLSGIQGDLGSSLEGLPGDKVNLSCVGVSHPIRWAWAPSFPACQGLSKGRRPILWASSSGNPTTPPVQTFVGRLRALDPSIRRLELLLRAGDSGTFFCRGRHEDESRTVLHVLGDRADCRVPGSRHGSVHPQLLIPLLGAGLVLGLGALGAFWWLRRRSPPSPLPPPPGFGETNFILSSFLHPSIPESEPSAGSRQVGHLLSAPQLCPPHIAPLVRDNPWRTVKDEEPQLPGDLDQEPSLLYADLDHMALRSPRRLSPVVSADASTIYAVIV; encoded by the exons ATGGCCCTGGttctgcagctgctgctgctgctgctctctgGGATCCAGGGGGACCTGGGAT CTTCCCTGGAGGGTCTCCCGGGGGACAAGGTGAATCTCTCGTGCGTAGGGGTGTCTCACCCCATCCGCTGGGCCTGGGCGCCTAGCTTCCCGGCCTGCCAAGGTCTGTCCAAAGGACGCCGCCCGATCCTGTGGGCTTCTTCGAGCGGGAACCCCACCACGCCTCCAGTCCAAACCTTCGTCGGCCGCCTACGCGCCCTGGACCCCAGCATCCGGCGGCTGGAGCTGCTCCTCAGAGCCGGGGATTCCGGCACTTTTTTCTGCAGGGGCCGCCACGAGGACGAGAGCCGTACGGTGCTTCACGTGCTAGGGGACAGGGCCGATTGCAGGGTCCCGGGGTCTCGCCACG GGTCCGTGCATCCCCAGCTCCTGATCCCACTGCTGGGCGCGGGATTGGTGCTGGGGCTGGGAGCGCTGGGCGCGTTCTGGTGGCTGCGCAG GCGCTCACCCCCCTCCCCGCTTCCACCACCTCCCGGATTTGGTGAGACTAACTTCATTCTATCTTCCTTTCTCCATCCTTCTATTCCTGAGTCTGAGCCCTCTGCTGGGAGCAGACAAGTTGGTCACCTTCTCTCCGCCCCTCAGCTTTGTCCCCCGCACATAGCTCCACTCGTGAGAGACAATCCCTGGAGGACAGTAAAGGACGAGGAGCCCCAGCTCCCAGGAGACCTGGATCAGGAGCCG AGCCTGCTCTACGCGGACCTGGACCATATGGCTCTAAGAAGCCCCCGCCGGCTGTCCCCAGTGGTCTCTGCTGATGCCTCCACCATCTATGCAGTTATAGTTTGA
- the MPIG6B gene encoding megakaryocyte and platelet inhibitory receptor G6b isoform X2 yields the protein MALVLQLLLLLLSGIQGDLGSSLEGLPGDKVNLSCVGVSHPIRWAWAPSFPACQGLSKGRRPILWASSSGNPTTPPVQTFVGRLRALDPSIRRLELLLRAGDSGTFFCRGRHEDESRTVLHVLGDRADCRVPGSRHGSVHPQLLIPLLGAGLVLGLGALGAFWWLRRRSPPSPLPPPPGFALSPAHSSTRERQSLEDSKGRGAPAPRRPGSGAEPALRGPGPYGSKKPPPAVPSGLC from the exons ATGGCCCTGGttctgcagctgctgctgctgctgctctctgGGATCCAGGGGGACCTGGGAT CTTCCCTGGAGGGTCTCCCGGGGGACAAGGTGAATCTCTCGTGCGTAGGGGTGTCTCACCCCATCCGCTGGGCCTGGGCGCCTAGCTTCCCGGCCTGCCAAGGTCTGTCCAAAGGACGCCGCCCGATCCTGTGGGCTTCTTCGAGCGGGAACCCCACCACGCCTCCAGTCCAAACCTTCGTCGGCCGCCTACGCGCCCTGGACCCCAGCATCCGGCGGCTGGAGCTGCTCCTCAGAGCCGGGGATTCCGGCACTTTTTTCTGCAGGGGCCGCCACGAGGACGAGAGCCGTACGGTGCTTCACGTGCTAGGGGACAGGGCCGATTGCAGGGTCCCGGGGTCTCGCCACG GGTCCGTGCATCCCCAGCTCCTGATCCCACTGCTGGGCGCGGGATTGGTGCTGGGGCTGGGAGCGCTGGGCGCGTTCTGGTGGCTGCGCAG GCGCTCACCCCCCTCCCCGCTTCCACCACCTCCCGGATTTG CTTTGTCCCCCGCACATAGCTCCACTCGTGAGAGACAATCCCTGGAGGACAGTAAAGGACGAGGAGCCCCAGCTCCCAGGAGACCTGGATCAGGAGCCG AGCCTGCTCTACGCGGACCTGGACCATATGGCTCTAAGAAGCCCCCGCCGGCTGTCCCCAGTGGTCTCTGCTGA
- the MPIG6B gene encoding megakaryocyte and platelet inhibitory receptor G6b isoform X4, translated as MALVLQLLLLLLSGIQGDLGSSLEGLPGDKVNLSCVGVSHPIRWAWAPSFPACQGLSKGRRPILWASSSGNPTTPPVQTFVGRLRALDPSIRRLELLLRAGDSGTFFCRGRHEDESRTVLHVLGDRADCRVPGSRHGAHPPPRFHHLPDLLCPPHIAPLVRDNPWRTVKDEEPQLPGDLDQEPSLLYADLDHMALRSPRRLSPVVSADASTIYAVIV; from the exons ATGGCCCTGGttctgcagctgctgctgctgctgctctctgGGATCCAGGGGGACCTGGGAT CTTCCCTGGAGGGTCTCCCGGGGGACAAGGTGAATCTCTCGTGCGTAGGGGTGTCTCACCCCATCCGCTGGGCCTGGGCGCCTAGCTTCCCGGCCTGCCAAGGTCTGTCCAAAGGACGCCGCCCGATCCTGTGGGCTTCTTCGAGCGGGAACCCCACCACGCCTCCAGTCCAAACCTTCGTCGGCCGCCTACGCGCCCTGGACCCCAGCATCCGGCGGCTGGAGCTGCTCCTCAGAGCCGGGGATTCCGGCACTTTTTTCTGCAGGGGCCGCCACGAGGACGAGAGCCGTACGGTGCTTCACGTGCTAGGGGACAGGGCCGATTGCAGGGTCCCGGGGTCTCGCCACG GCGCTCACCCCCCTCCCCGCTTCCACCACCTCCCGGATTTG CTTTGTCCCCCGCACATAGCTCCACTCGTGAGAGACAATCCCTGGAGGACAGTAAAGGACGAGGAGCCCCAGCTCCCAGGAGACCTGGATCAGGAGCCG AGCCTGCTCTACGCGGACCTGGACCATATGGCTCTAAGAAGCCCCCGCCGGCTGTCCCCAGTGGTCTCTGCTGATGCCTCCACCATCTATGCAGTTATAGTTTGA
- the MPIG6B gene encoding megakaryocyte and platelet inhibitory receptor G6b isoform X3 yields MALVLQLLLLLLSGIQGDLGSSLEGLPGDKVNLSCVGVSHPIRWAWAPSFPACQGLSKGRRPILWASSSGNPTTPPVQTFVGRLRALDPSIRRLELLLRAGDSGTFFCRGRHEDESRTVLHVLGDRADCRVPGSRHALSPAHSSTRERQSLEDSKGRGAPAPRRPGSGAEPALRGPGPYGSKKPPPAVPSGLC; encoded by the exons ATGGCCCTGGttctgcagctgctgctgctgctgctctctgGGATCCAGGGGGACCTGGGAT CTTCCCTGGAGGGTCTCCCGGGGGACAAGGTGAATCTCTCGTGCGTAGGGGTGTCTCACCCCATCCGCTGGGCCTGGGCGCCTAGCTTCCCGGCCTGCCAAGGTCTGTCCAAAGGACGCCGCCCGATCCTGTGGGCTTCTTCGAGCGGGAACCCCACCACGCCTCCAGTCCAAACCTTCGTCGGCCGCCTACGCGCCCTGGACCCCAGCATCCGGCGGCTGGAGCTGCTCCTCAGAGCCGGGGATTCCGGCACTTTTTTCTGCAGGGGCCGCCACGAGGACGAGAGCCGTACGGTGCTTCACGTGCTAGGGGACAGGGCCGATTGCAGGGTCCCGGGGTCTCGCCACG CTTTGTCCCCCGCACATAGCTCCACTCGTGAGAGACAATCCCTGGAGGACAGTAAAGGACGAGGAGCCCCAGCTCCCAGGAGACCTGGATCAGGAGCCG AGCCTGCTCTACGCGGACCTGGACCATATGGCTCTAAGAAGCCCCCGCCGGCTGTCCCCAGTGGTCTCTGCTGA